In the genome of Polaribacter sp. MED152, one region contains:
- the ilvD gene encoding dihydroxy-acid dehydratase — MELNKHSKRLTQDESQPASQAMLYAVGLSEEDMSKAQVGIASTGYDGNPCNMHLNNLAAEVKVESKIAGLVGLGFNTIGVSDGISMGTSGMNYSLASRDIIADSIETVMNAQSYDALVSVVGCDKNMPGAVIAMLRLNRPSIMMYGGTIASGSYKGKKLNIVSAFEALGQKVAGEIDENEYKEIIKRAIPGAGACGGMYTANTMASAIECMGFALPYNSSIPAENPNKLSEAERTALAIKNLLELDLKPLDIISKKSLENAVALVNALGGSTNAVLHFLAIAHAAEIDFTLEDFQKVSDRTPLIADLKPSGKYLMEDVHGVGGTPAIMKYLLDNGYLHGDCLTVTGKTLAENLADVKAMEFEAQDVIYPKDKALKTSGNIQIIYGNLATEGAVAKISGNEGLLFEGKAVVYDGEQAANTGISNGEVEKGDVVVIRYVGPKGGPGMPEMLKPTSLIMGAGLGKSVALITDGRFSGGTHGFVVGHITPEAQSGGAIGLLETGDKIRISAEDNSINVLISDEELEKRRANWVAPALKHKKGILYKYAKSVASASKGCVTDL; from the coding sequence ATGGAATTAAATAAACATAGCAAAAGATTAACCCAAGACGAATCTCAACCAGCTTCTCAAGCCATGTTGTATGCAGTAGGTTTATCAGAAGAAGATATGAGCAAAGCCCAAGTTGGTATTGCAAGTACAGGTTATGATGGTAATCCATGTAATATGCATCTAAACAATTTAGCTGCAGAAGTTAAAGTAGAAAGTAAAATTGCTGGTTTAGTTGGGTTAGGTTTTAATACTATTGGAGTTTCAGACGGAATTTCTATGGGAACTTCTGGTATGAATTATTCTTTAGCTTCCAGAGATATAATTGCAGATTCAATAGAAACTGTAATGAATGCTCAAAGTTATGATGCCTTAGTTTCTGTGGTAGGTTGTGACAAAAATATGCCAGGAGCTGTAATTGCAATGTTACGTTTAAATAGGCCATCAATTATGATGTATGGAGGTACAATTGCCTCTGGTAGTTATAAAGGTAAAAAATTAAATATTGTATCTGCCTTTGAAGCTTTAGGTCAAAAAGTAGCTGGAGAAATAGATGAGAATGAATACAAAGAAATTATAAAAAGAGCCATTCCAGGAGCAGGTGCTTGTGGAGGTATGTATACTGCAAATACAATGGCTTCTGCAATAGAATGTATGGGTTTTGCTTTGCCTTATAATTCTTCTATTCCAGCAGAAAATCCAAATAAACTATCTGAAGCAGAAAGAACAGCTTTAGCTATTAAAAACTTATTAGAGTTAGATTTAAAACCTTTAGATATCATTTCTAAAAAGTCGTTAGAAAATGCTGTTGCTTTAGTAAATGCTTTGGGTGGATCTACAAATGCAGTTTTACACTTTTTAGCTATAGCACATGCAGCAGAAATAGATTTTACTTTAGAAGATTTTCAAAAAGTATCAGATAGAACGCCTTTAATTGCAGATTTGAAACCATCAGGAAAATATTTAATGGAAGATGTTCATGGAGTTGGAGGTACGCCTGCAATTATGAAATATTTATTGGATAATGGGTATTTGCATGGAGATTGCTTAACTGTTACAGGTAAAACTTTAGCAGAAAACTTGGCAGATGTTAAAGCAATGGAGTTTGAAGCTCAAGATGTTATTTATCCAAAAGATAAAGCTTTAAAAACGTCAGGAAACATTCAAATCATTTATGGAAATCTAGCAACAGAAGGTGCAGTAGCTAAAATTTCTGGAAACGAAGGCTTGTTGTTTGAAGGTAAAGCTGTGGTTTACGATGGTGAGCAAGCAGCAAATACAGGTATTTCTAATGGTGAAGTAGAAAAAGGTGATGTAGTTGTTATTAGATATGTGGGGCCAAAAGGTGGGCCAGGAATGCCAGAAATGTTAAAGCCAACTTCTTTAATTATGGGAGCAGGTTTAGGTAAATCTGTAGCTTTAATAACAGATGGACGTTTTTCTGGAGGTACACATGGTTTTGTTGTGGGGCATATTACACCAGAAGCACAATCAGGAGGAGCTATTGGGCTTTTAGAAACAGGTGATAAAATTAGAATTAGTGCAGAAGACAACTCAATAAATGTGCTTATTTCTGATGAAGAGTTAGAGAAAAGAAGAGCAAATTGGGTGGCTCCTGCTTTAAAACATAAAAAAGGAATTTTATACAAGTACGCAAAATCTGTAGCCTCTGCATCTAAAGGATGTGTTACTGATTTATAA
- a CDS encoding c-type cytochrome → MKSVALHSKIIKVLLKSFTIILLFSISLSSYSQEVDAARQAEGRKLFKSLCASCHKLDRKLVGPALGGVEERRENEWLLAWIKNNAELRASGDRQAIAIYEEYNGSPMTAFPQLSDDQINNILYYTTVGDPVKADVAGTAVVDATAGGGSGSAPDWIIYLLAGAIIVAFLMIASLLKQVNELKGNKSANKSNLKRDLYELWEGIKGNTFLHVLTTIFVLLIGAYIVFGTLFKVGVNEGYMPLQPIAFSHKIHSGENKIECQYCHSSAKHSKHSGIPSVNVCMNCHKNIAEVSEGTVVEWDGMTYGKAELDKEIAKIYDAAGWDPDELEYTGNTKPIKWVRIHNLPDFAYFNHSQHVTVGGIECQKCHGPVETYDEMRQFSPLTMGWCINCHRETNVDLKGTEYYDNIHKELAKKYNVDKVTIAQLGGLECGKCHY, encoded by the coding sequence ATGAAAAGTGTAGCGTTACACAGTAAAATAATCAAAGTACTTCTTAAGAGTTTTACAATCATTCTGCTTTTTTCAATTAGCTTATCTTCTTATTCTCAAGAAGTTGATGCTGCTCGTCAAGCAGAGGGTAGAAAACTTTTTAAATCCCTTTGTGCTTCATGTCACAAGTTAGATAGAAAACTTGTTGGGCCAGCTTTAGGTGGTGTAGAAGAGCGTAGAGAGAATGAGTGGTTATTAGCTTGGATTAAGAATAATGCAGAGCTAAGAGCGTCTGGAGATAGACAGGCTATTGCAATTTACGAGGAATATAATGGGTCTCCAATGACGGCTTTTCCTCAGTTGAGTGATGATCAAATCAATAACATTTTGTATTACACTACTGTAGGTGATCCTGTAAAGGCGGATGTTGCAGGTACTGCTGTTGTAGACGCAACTGCAGGTGGAGGTTCAGGTAGTGCTCCTGATTGGATTATTTATTTGTTAGCTGGTGCAATAATTGTTGCTTTCTTAATGATTGCAAGTTTATTAAAGCAGGTTAATGAATTAAAAGGTAACAAGTCTGCGAATAAATCAAACTTAAAAAGAGACTTGTATGAATTGTGGGAAGGTATTAAAGGAAATACATTCTTACATGTTTTAACTACAATCTTTGTTTTGTTGATTGGTGCTTACATTGTTTTTGGTACTTTATTCAAAGTTGGGGTAAACGAAGGTTATATGCCTTTGCAGCCAATTGCATTTTCTCATAAAATTCACTCTGGTGAAAATAAAATAGAATGTCAATACTGTCACTCTTCTGCAAAACATAGTAAACATTCAGGTATTCCTTCTGTAAACGTTTGTATGAATTGTCATAAAAATATTGCTGAAGTGTCTGAAGGAACTGTAGTTGAGTGGGATGGAATGACTTATGGTAAGGCTGAGCTAGATAAGGAAATCGCTAAGATTTACGATGCTGCAGGTTGGGATCCAGATGAGTTAGAATATACAGGAAATACAAAGCCTATTAAATGGGTTAGAATTCATAATTTGCCAGACTTTGCTTACTTTAACCATTCACAACACGTAACTGTAGGTGGTATAGAGTGTCAAAAATGTCATGGGCCTGTTGAGACTTACGATGAAATGCGTCAGTTCTCACCTTTAACTATGGGTTGGTGTATCAATTGTCATAGAGAGACTAATGTAGACTTAAAGGGTACAGAGTATTATGATAATATCCACAAAGAATTAGCAAAAAAGTACAATGTAGATAAGGTTACTATTGCTCAGTTAGGTGGATTAGAATGTGGTAAGTGCCACTATTAA
- the ilvB gene encoding biosynthetic-type acetolactate synthase large subunit, protein METKTISSTQSKAKATERISGSEAIVRCLIEEGVDILYGYPGGAIMPVYDELYKYQGKIHHVLTRHEQGATHSAQGYARISGKVGVAMATSGPGATNLITGIADAQIDSTPMVCITGQVASHLLGSDAFQETDIVGISTPVTKWNCQITKAEDIPKAMAKAFYIAKSGRPGPVLVDITKDAQFEEFDFAYEKCTHVRSYNPVPTTDITKVKEAADLINAAKKPMIVWGQGVILGKAEEEFKAVVEKAGIPAAWTILGASAIPTSHPLNVGMVGMHGNYAPNILTNECDVLIAIGMRFDDRVTGSLNTYAKQAKVIHFEIDPAEIDKNVKSDVAVLGDAKKSLAELLPFLEEKSHSDWHQKFKDLYQIEYDKVIKNDLYPTKEGLTMGEVLKEINIQSKGKAAIVTDVGQHQMVACRYADFNVSKSNITSGGLGTMGFGLPAAIGAKMAAPVREVVSISGDGGYQMTIQELGTIFQQKAAVKVVVLNNDFLGMVRQWQQLFFDKRYASTEMVNPNFVAIAEGYYIKARKVAKREELAEAVAEMMQSKEAYFLEVCVEKEDNVFPMIPSGASVSDIRLE, encoded by the coding sequence ATGGAGACAAAAACCATATCAAGTACACAGTCAAAAGCTAAAGCAACAGAGCGTATTTCTGGAAGTGAGGCAATTGTTAGATGTTTAATTGAAGAAGGTGTTGATATTTTATACGGATATCCAGGAGGTGCAATTATGCCTGTCTATGATGAGTTGTATAAATACCAAGGTAAAATTCACCATGTTTTAACACGTCATGAGCAAGGTGCAACACATTCTGCACAAGGTTATGCACGTATTTCTGGAAAAGTTGGTGTTGCTATGGCTACCTCTGGTCCTGGAGCAACAAACCTAATTACAGGAATTGCAGATGCGCAAATAGATTCTACACCAATGGTTTGTATTACTGGACAAGTTGCGTCACATTTATTGGGTAGTGATGCTTTTCAAGAAACAGATATTGTTGGTATTTCAACTCCAGTTACGAAATGGAACTGCCAAATTACAAAGGCTGAAGATATTCCAAAAGCAATGGCAAAAGCATTTTACATTGCCAAAAGTGGAAGACCAGGTCCTGTTTTAGTAGATATTACAAAAGATGCTCAATTTGAAGAGTTTGATTTTGCTTACGAAAAATGTACTCATGTTAGAAGTTACAATCCTGTACCAACAACAGATATTACAAAGGTTAAAGAAGCTGCAGATCTAATAAACGCAGCAAAGAAACCAATGATTGTTTGGGGTCAAGGTGTAATTTTAGGTAAGGCAGAAGAAGAGTTTAAGGCTGTTGTAGAAAAAGCAGGAATACCTGCTGCTTGGACAATATTAGGAGCTTCTGCAATACCAACTTCACATCCATTAAATGTTGGTATGGTTGGTATGCATGGTAATTATGCACCAAATATTTTAACTAATGAATGTGATGTGCTTATTGCAATAGGTATGCGTTTTGATGATCGAGTTACAGGGAGTTTAAATACTTATGCAAAACAAGCCAAAGTAATTCACTTCGAAATTGATCCTGCAGAGATTGATAAAAATGTAAAATCTGATGTAGCAGTTTTGGGTGATGCAAAAAAGAGTTTAGCAGAACTTTTGCCATTTTTAGAAGAAAAATCTCACTCAGATTGGCATCAGAAATTTAAAGATCTGTATCAAATTGAATATGATAAAGTAATTAAAAACGATTTGTATCCTACAAAAGAAGGCCTAACAATGGGCGAGGTTTTAAAAGAAATCAACATTCAGAGTAAAGGTAAGGCTGCAATTGTAACAGATGTTGGTCAACATCAAATGGTTGCTTGTAGATATGCAGATTTTAACGTGTCTAAAAGTAATATCACTTCAGGTGGTTTAGGAACAATGGGCTTTGGTTTGCCAGCTGCAATTGGTGCAAAAATGGCAGCTCCAGTTCGTGAAGTAGTTTCTATTTCTGGAGATGGTGGTTACCAAATGACAATTCAAGAATTAGGTACTATTTTTCAGCAAAAAGCTGCAGTAAAAGTAGTGGTTTTAAATAATGATTTCTTAGGTATGGTTCGTCAATGGCAACAATTGTTTTTTGATAAAAGATATGCCTCTACAGAAATGGTGAATCCTAATTTTGTAGCTATTGCAGAAGGGTATTATATTAAGGCTAGAAAAGTTGCTAAACGTGAAGAATTAGCTGAGGCTGTAGCAGAAATGATGCAAAGTAAAGAAGCTTATTTCTTAGAAGTTTGCGTAGAAAAAGAAGATAATGTATTTCCAATGATACCTTCAGGAGCTAGTGTTTCTGATATAAGATTAGAATAA
- the leuB gene encoding 3-isopropylmalate dehydrogenase, with protein MKFNIAVIPGDGIGPEVVEQAKKALNAVAEAYDHIFIYKEAQLGANAIDATGGPLPKETITICKSADAILFGAVGDPKYDNDPSAKIRPEQGLLNLRRELDLYCNVRPVKAYDNLISNSPLKREVIKNADFVIYRELTGGIYFGEKTLSEDKQTAHDVSTYTVKQISRVAHLAFQAAQKRKKKVTLVDKANVLETSRLWRKTVSEIAKDYKDVELEYLFVDNAAMKMILNPTHFDVILTENLFGDMISDVASSLCGSIGLLASSSIGSENGLFEPIHGSYSQAKGKDIANPLASILSAAMMLQYLGLHEEADAIERAVDKSLALGITTQDIKRKMQKSTTTSKVGDFVADYITNQDDSNMNFRNIHMGQSTII; from the coding sequence ATGAAATTTAATATAGCAGTAATTCCAGGAGATGGTATAGGTCCAGAGGTTGTAGAGCAAGCAAAAAAAGCTTTAAATGCAGTTGCTGAAGCATATGATCATATATTTATTTATAAAGAAGCGCAATTGGGTGCAAATGCCATTGATGCTACAGGAGGTCCTTTACCAAAAGAAACAATTACTATTTGTAAAAGTGCAGATGCTATATTATTTGGTGCAGTTGGTGATCCTAAGTACGATAATGATCCATCAGCTAAAATTCGTCCAGAACAAGGCTTGCTAAATTTAAGAAGAGAATTAGATTTATATTGCAATGTTAGGCCAGTAAAGGCTTACGATAATCTAATATCTAACTCCCCATTAAAAAGAGAAGTAATAAAAAATGCAGATTTTGTTATTTATAGAGAATTAACAGGAGGTATTTATTTTGGTGAAAAAACATTAAGCGAAGACAAGCAAACTGCACATGACGTTTCTACTTATACAGTAAAACAAATTTCTAGAGTTGCTCATTTGGCATTTCAAGCAGCACAAAAACGTAAGAAGAAAGTAACTTTGGTAGATAAAGCAAATGTTTTAGAAACTTCTCGTTTATGGAGAAAAACAGTTTCAGAAATAGCCAAAGACTATAAAGATGTAGAACTAGAATATTTATTTGTAGACAATGCAGCTATGAAAATGATTCTAAATCCTACGCATTTCGATGTCATATTAACAGAAAATCTTTTTGGAGACATGATTTCTGATGTGGCAAGTTCACTTTGTGGCTCAATAGGTTTATTGGCATCATCTTCTATTGGTTCAGAAAATGGTTTGTTTGAGCCTATTCACGGCTCATATTCGCAAGCAAAAGGTAAAGATATTGCAAATCCGTTAGCTTCTATTTTATCAGCAGCAATGATGTTGCAGTATTTAGGTTTACATGAAGAGGCAGATGCTATAGAAAGAGCTGTAGACAAGTCTTTAGCTTTAGGTATCACTACTCAAGATATCAAAAGAAAAATGCAGAAATCAACAACAACTTCTAAGGTTGGCGATTTTGTAGCAGATTATATTACCAATCAAGATGATAGTAATATGAACTTTAGAAACATTCACATGGGTCAAAGCACCATTATTTAG
- the ilvN gene encoding acetolactate synthase small subunit, which produces MSTEEKQLYTVSIYTENNIGLLNRISAIFQRRHINIESLNTSPSEIEGVSKFTIVVNIDEVNIKKIIGQIEKQVEVIKAYYHNLDQIIYQISGLFKIKSELLFEEPQIQNIIKESNARIVTVNKAFFILEKSGRKEEIVEMYNQLSKFGIMQYTRSGLIAVTKEEMKISSLLESYNN; this is translated from the coding sequence ATGAGTACAGAAGAAAAACAATTATACACAGTATCTATTTATACTGAAAATAATATTGGATTGTTGAATAGGATTTCTGCAATTTTTCAAAGAAGACATATTAATATAGAAAGTTTAAATACTTCTCCATCTGAAATAGAAGGTGTTTCTAAGTTTACTATTGTTGTAAATATTGATGAAGTAAATATCAAGAAGATTATTGGTCAGATTGAGAAGCAGGTAGAGGTGATTAAAGCTTACTATCATAATCTAGATCAAATTATATATCAAATTTCTGGATTGTTTAAAATAAAATCAGAATTGTTATTCGAAGAGCCTCAAATACAAAACATTATTAAAGAAAGCAATGCTAGAATTGTAACAGTAAACAAAGCCTTTTTTATTCTTGAGAAGTCTGGAAGAAAAGAAGAAATTGTAGAAATGTATAACCAGTTAAGTAAATTCGGGATTATGCAATACACACGTTCTGGCTTAATTGCAGTTACAAAAGAAGAAATGAAAATTTCATCATTATTAGAATCATACAACAACTAA
- a CDS encoding SPOR domain-containing protein, with protein MKNFIILFIFLAFGLLTTTESNAQNNTNASESVRKLIAKKRAFNKQFGYGYRIQLYYGNETKARSTQSKFNVLFPGNYTKLDYNQPYWKVLVGNYKTKLEADKAMMNFSEKFSGLIVIPLGK; from the coding sequence ATGAAAAACTTCATAATTTTATTCATTTTTTTAGCCTTTGGTTTGTTAACAACTACAGAATCGAATGCTCAAAATAATACAAATGCAAGCGAAAGTGTGCGTAAGTTAATTGCTAAAAAAAGAGCATTTAATAAGCAATTTGGTTATGGCTATCGTATTCAACTATATTATGGAAATGAAACTAAGGCAAGAAGTACGCAAAGTAAATTCAATGTACTTTTTCCTGGAAATTATACCAAATTAGACTACAATCAGCCTTATTGGAAAGTATTGGTTGGTAATTATAAAACGAAACTTGAAGCTGATAAAGCAATGATGAATTTTTCTGAAAAATTCTCTGGCTTAATCGTGATTCCATTAGGAAAATAA
- a CDS encoding NADP-dependent glyceraldehyde-3-phosphate dehydrogenase: MIKINQNIPEEFKIDTLLHQKSYLVNGELKEWKGEFTEVYSTISSTEEYKPTLLGTIPNLTENEAIEALNSAYRAYDRGQGMWPTMRVADRISCMEEFADQMKTKREEVVKLLMWEIGKSHADSEKEFDRTVEYVYDTIEDYKQMDRDSAKFEKHSGVHAHIRRGPLGVVLCLGPYNYPLNETFALLIPALIMGNTAVFKPAKHGVLLLSPIMEAFQNSFPEGVVNIIYGRGRVLATPIMKTGKVDILALIGNSKSANAIQANHPYKNRLRLVLGLEAKNPGIVLPDADLDLAIEECLTGSTSFNGQRCTALKILFVHEHIVDKFNKRFAEKVDALKFGNPWEKDVKLTPLPEPGKPDYIQELIDDAKEKGAKILNEKGGERTENYIFPSVLYPVSKNMRVYEEEQFGPVIPIVSFKNIQEPLDAMADSNYGQQVSVFGSDVKTLAPLIDTLVNLVCRVNLNSAAQRGPDVYPFTGRKDSAVSTLSVHDALRSFSIRTFVASKDTEYNNSILQELLDKKTSNFINTDYIL, encoded by the coding sequence ATGATAAAAATAAATCAGAATATACCAGAGGAATTTAAAATTGATACACTTTTACATCAAAAATCATATTTAGTAAATGGTGAGTTAAAAGAGTGGAAAGGTGAGTTCACTGAAGTGTATTCTACAATATCTTCTACAGAAGAGTATAAACCCACTCTTTTGGGTACAATTCCTAATCTCACAGAAAACGAAGCTATAGAGGCTTTAAATTCGGCTTATAGAGCTTATGATAGAGGTCAAGGTATGTGGCCTACAATGCGTGTTGCAGATAGAATATCTTGTATGGAGGAGTTTGCAGACCAAATGAAAACCAAACGTGAAGAAGTTGTTAAACTTTTAATGTGGGAAATTGGAAAATCGCACGCAGACTCAGAGAAAGAATTTGATAGAACAGTTGAGTATGTTTATGACACCATTGAGGATTATAAACAAATGGACAGAGATTCTGCTAAGTTTGAAAAACATAGTGGAGTACATGCTCATATTAGAAGAGGTCCCTTAGGTGTTGTATTGTGTTTGGGGCCTTACAATTATCCTTTAAATGAAACTTTTGCGCTGTTAATTCCTGCTTTAATTATGGGTAATACAGCTGTGTTTAAGCCTGCTAAGCATGGGGTTTTATTACTTTCTCCAATAATGGAGGCTTTTCAGAATAGTTTTCCTGAAGGGGTTGTGAATATTATTTATGGTAGAGGTCGTGTTTTAGCTACACCAATCATGAAAACAGGTAAAGTTGATATTTTAGCGCTAATAGGCAATAGTAAATCAGCAAATGCTATACAAGCGAATCATCCTTATAAAAATAGGTTAAGGTTGGTATTGGGTTTAGAGGCTAAAAATCCTGGAATTGTTTTGCCAGATGCTGATTTAGATTTGGCGATCGAAGAATGTTTAACGGGTTCAACTTCCTTTAATGGCCAAAGATGTACAGCACTTAAAATATTGTTTGTACATGAGCATATTGTAGATAAATTTAATAAACGTTTTGCAGAAAAGGTAGATGCTTTAAAATTTGGAAATCCTTGGGAAAAGGATGTAAAATTAACTCCATTACCAGAACCAGGCAAGCCAGATTATATACAAGAATTGATAGATGATGCTAAAGAAAAAGGTGCAAAGATTTTGAATGAAAAAGGGGGTGAGCGAACCGAAAACTATATTTTTCCATCAGTATTATATCCTGTATCAAAAAACATGAGGGTTTATGAAGAAGAGCAATTTGGGCCAGTAATTCCTATTGTTTCATTTAAAAATATACAAGAACCTTTAGATGCTATGGCTGATTCTAACTATGGTCAGCAAGTAAGTGTTTTTGGGAGTGATGTAAAAACTTTAGCACCACTAATAGATACATTGGTTAATCTAGTTTGTAGAGTAAACCTTAATAGTGCAGCACAAAGAGGGCCAGATGTATATCCGTTTACGGGTAGAAAAGATTCTGCAGTGAGTACTTTAAGTGTGCATGATGCTTTACGATCTTTCTCAATAAGAACCTTTGTAGCCTCTAAAGATACAGAGTATAACAATAGTATATTGCAAGAACTCTTAGATAAAAAAACGTCTAACTTTATTAATACAGATTATATTTTATAG
- the ilvC gene encoding ketol-acid reductoisomerase yields MSNYFNTLTLRQKLEQLGKCRFMDASEFEDGVAALKGKKIVIVGCGAQGLNQGLNMRESGLDISYTLRQAAIDQKRESYTNAISNNFEVGTYEELLPTADLVINLTPDKQHTNVVKAVMPLMKKGATLSYSHGFNIVEEGMQIRKDLTVIMVAPKSPGSEVREEYKRGFGVPTLIAVHPENDPEQKGWAQAKAYAVATGGHKAGVLESSFVAEVKSDLMGEQTILCGLLQTGAILSFDKMVEEGIDAGYAAKLIQYGWETVTEALKHGGITNMMDRLSNPAKVEAFRLSEELKDIMRPLFQKHMDDIMTGHFSKTMMEDWANDDVNLLKWREATGETAFEKQQITDQEISEQEYFDHGTLLVAFVRAGVELAFEAMTESGIIDASAYYESLHETPLIANTIARKKLYEMNRVISDTAEYGCYLFDHACKPLLTDFMKTVSTNVIGKSFSSDNCVDNQELIKINKIIRNHPVEVVGEQLRASMTAMKVIKS; encoded by the coding sequence ATGTCAAATTATTTTAACACATTAACATTAAGACAAAAACTAGAGCAATTAGGGAAATGTCGTTTTATGGATGCTTCAGAATTTGAAGATGGAGTAGCTGCCTTAAAAGGGAAAAAAATTGTTATTGTGGGCTGTGGAGCACAAGGATTAAATCAAGGTTTAAACATGAGAGAATCTGGTTTAGATATCTCATATACCTTAAGGCAAGCAGCAATTGATCAAAAAAGAGAATCATATACAAATGCTATTTCTAATAATTTTGAAGTAGGTACTTATGAAGAGTTGTTGCCAACTGCAGATTTGGTAATTAACTTAACACCAGACAAGCAACATACAAACGTGGTGAAAGCAGTAATGCCTTTAATGAAAAAAGGAGCAACATTATCATATTCTCATGGATTTAATATTGTTGAAGAAGGGATGCAAATACGTAAAGATTTAACGGTTATTATGGTTGCACCAAAATCTCCTGGATCTGAAGTAAGAGAGGAGTATAAAAGAGGTTTTGGAGTGCCAACATTAATTGCAGTACATCCAGAAAATGATCCTGAACAAAAAGGTTGGGCACAAGCAAAAGCGTATGCAGTTGCAACAGGTGGTCATAAAGCTGGTGTTTTAGAATCATCTTTTGTTGCAGAGGTAAAGTCAGATTTAATGGGTGAGCAAACCATTTTATGTGGATTGTTACAAACAGGTGCTATTTTATCTTTTGATAAAATGGTTGAAGAAGGTATTGATGCTGGTTATGCAGCGAAATTAATTCAATATGGCTGGGAAACTGTAACTGAGGCATTAAAGCATGGAGGAATTACAAATATGATGGATAGATTATCTAATCCTGCCAAAGTTGAAGCCTTTAGATTGTCAGAGGAATTAAAAGATATTATGCGTCCATTATTTCAAAAACATATGGATGATATCATGACTGGTCATTTCTCTAAAACTATGATGGAAGACTGGGCTAATGATGATGTAAACCTATTAAAATGGAGAGAAGCTACAGGTGAAACTGCATTTGAAAAACAGCAAATAACAGATCAAGAAATATCTGAGCAAGAATATTTTGATCATGGTACATTGTTAGTTGCTTTTGTTAGAGCAGGCGTAGAGTTGGCTTTTGAAGCAATGACAGAATCTGGAATTATAGATGCCTCTGCTTATTATGAGTCTTTACATGAAACACCGTTAATTGCAAACACTATTGCACGTAAAAAATTATATGAAATGAATCGTGTAATTTCTGATACTGCAGAGTATGGTTGTTATTTATTTGATCATGCATGTAAGCCTTTATTGACTGATTTTATGAAAACTGTCTCTACAAATGTTATTGGTAAATCTTTTAGCAGTGATAATTGTGTAGATAATCAAGAATTAATTAAAATCAATAAAATTATAAGAAATCATCCAGTAGAAGTTGTAGGAGAGCAATTAAGAGCTTCTATGACAGCTATGAAGGTGATTAAGTCATAA